A section of the Polynucleobacter sp. AP-Sving-400A-A2 genome encodes:
- a CDS encoding c-type cytochrome encodes MQHLKSFVLTTVLLLCSLSARASSDDTKAALLAKQNACLGCHALDKKIVGPGFQAVAKKYANDPGAIVFLKNKIIKGGSGSWGVVPMPANAKLSDADVSLLAGWILRGAPSAN; translated from the coding sequence ATGCAACACCTGAAATCTTTTGTACTCACTACCGTCTTATTACTATGTTCGCTAAGTGCAAGGGCATCTAGTGATGATACAAAGGCGGCTTTACTTGCAAAGCAAAATGCTTGCCTGGGATGTCATGCGCTTGATAAAAAAATTGTGGGCCCTGGCTTTCAAGCCGTTGCAAAAAAATACGCAAATGACCCTGGCGCAATTGTATTTCTAAAAAACAAAATTATTAAAGGTGGCTCGGGATCTTGGGGTGTTGTACCAATGCCAGCAAATGCAAAGTTGAGTGATGCCGATGTATCTTTATTGGCTGGCTGGATTTTGCGCGGAGCGCCTAGCGCAAATTAA
- a CDS encoding GNAT family N-acetyltransferase, translated as MHNKLANSHLPSKPYAAGSTVPVRELHAAHRERILQHLLLLNEEDRRLRFGTQTPDEVIHRYVEGLDFQRDAIFGSFDSQLNLIGMAHLAYLPEIKGQPLAAEFGVSVLPNGRGQGIGSALLARASVHSRNTRIETLFVHCLANNRAMMHLAQKAGMLVEYAHGDADAYLKLPPANSGTIVEEAANEQWADFDYALKQNFKRSNDVWSWFIGKPVIRPT; from the coding sequence ATGCACAATAAATTAGCGAACAGTCACTTACCCAGCAAGCCCTATGCGGCTGGCTCAACTGTGCCTGTTCGTGAATTACATGCGGCCCATAGAGAGCGCATTCTTCAGCATCTTTTGCTGCTGAATGAAGAAGATCGTCGTCTTCGCTTCGGCACTCAAACCCCTGATGAGGTTATTCATCGCTATGTAGAGGGGCTTGATTTCCAGAGAGATGCGATATTTGGCAGCTTTGACTCCCAGCTAAACCTGATTGGCATGGCTCATTTAGCGTATCTACCCGAAATAAAAGGTCAGCCACTGGCTGCCGAGTTTGGTGTATCAGTTCTACCTAATGGCCGAGGGCAGGGCATTGGTAGCGCTTTATTGGCCCGCGCATCGGTGCACTCACGCAATACCCGTATCGAAACCTTATTCGTGCATTGCCTAGCAAATAACCGGGCGATGATGCATCTTGCGCAAAAGGCGGGCATGCTTGTTGAGTACGCCCATGGAGATGCTGATGCTTACCTGAAATTACCGCCTGCAAATTCAGGCACGATTGTTGAAGAGGCTGCCAATGAGCAGTGGGCTGACTTTGACTATGCACTTAAACAAAACTTTAAGCGCTCAAATGATGTGTGGTCCTGGTTTATTGGAAAGCCAGTAATTCGCCCCACTTAA
- the tuf gene encoding elongation factor Tu has product MAKEKFERTKPHVNVGTIGHVDHGKTTLTAAIATVLSKQFGGEAKAYDQIDAAPEEKARGITINTAHVEYETANRHYAHVDCPGHADYVKNMITGAAQMDGAILVCSAADGPMPQTREHILLARQVGVPYIVVFLNKCDMVDDAELLELVEMEVRELLSKYDFPGDDTPIIQGSAKLALEGDEGPMGKEAIMKLAEALDTYIPTPERAIDGAFLMPVEDVFSISGRGTVVTGRIERGIVKVGEEIEIIGIKPTLKTTCTGVEMFRKLLDQGQAGDNVGILLRGTKREEVERGQVLAKPGSITPHTHFTAEVYILGKDEGGRHTPFFNNYRPQFYFRTTDVTGSIELPKDKEMVMPGDNVTITVKLIAPIAMEEGLRFAIREGGRTVGAGVVAKILA; this is encoded by the coding sequence ATGGCAAAAGAAAAGTTTGAGCGGACAAAACCGCACGTAAACGTTGGCACAATCGGTCACGTTGACCACGGTAAAACTACCTTGACAGCTGCAATTGCAACCGTGCTCTCTAAGCAGTTCGGTGGCGAAGCAAAAGCATACGATCAGATCGATGCTGCTCCAGAAGAAAAAGCACGCGGTATTACGATTAATACAGCGCACGTGGAGTATGAGACTGCCAATCGTCACTACGCACACGTTGATTGCCCAGGACATGCTGACTACGTCAAGAACATGATTACGGGCGCAGCTCAAATGGACGGCGCTATTTTGGTTTGCTCTGCAGCTGACGGCCCAATGCCACAAACGCGTGAGCACATCCTCTTGGCACGCCAAGTAGGTGTTCCTTACATCGTGGTGTTCTTGAACAAATGCGATATGGTTGATGATGCTGAATTGTTAGAGCTCGTTGAAATGGAAGTGCGTGAGCTTTTATCTAAGTATGACTTCCCAGGCGATGACACCCCAATCATTCAAGGTTCTGCTAAGTTAGCGCTTGAAGGCGACGAAGGCCCAATGGGTAAAGAAGCCATCATGAAATTGGCTGAAGCATTAGATACTTATATCCCAACTCCAGAGCGTGCAATTGACGGTGCGTTCTTGATGCCAGTAGAGGACGTGTTCTCTATCTCCGGTCGCGGTACTGTTGTAACAGGCCGTATCGAGCGCGGTATCGTTAAGGTTGGTGAAGAGATTGAAATTATCGGTATCAAGCCAACCCTCAAGACCACTTGTACTGGTGTTGAAATGTTCCGCAAATTGCTCGACCAAGGTCAAGCAGGCGATAACGTCGGTATCTTGTTACGCGGTACAAAACGTGAAGAAGTTGAGCGCGGCCAAGTATTGGCTAAGCCAGGTTCAATCACCCCACATACTCACTTTACAGCCGAGGTGTATATCTTGGGTAAAGATGAAGGTGGTCGTCATACACCATTCTTTAACAACTATCGTCCCCAGTTTTACTTCCGCACTACGGACGTCACTGGTTCAATCGAGTTGCCAAAAGACAAAGAAATGGTCATGCCTGGTGATAACGTCACGATTACCGTCAAACTCATCGCGCCAATCGCGATGGAAGAAGGTTTACGTTTTGCGATCCGCGAAGGTGGCCGTACTGTTGGCGCCGGTGTGGTTGCTAAGATTTTGGCTTAA
- the secE gene encoding preprotein translocase subunit SecE, which yields MSQQTASHSEEKSSWVSGLAALIVVAALVLYYTLADQSLLIRLAVLFGGIAVAVLIVAMSADGRRFIAYAKDSWYEVKKVVWPTRKETTQMTLVVFGFVVIMSLFLWLADKLIEWLVFSAFLGWK from the coding sequence ATGTCTCAACAAACAGCAAGTCACTCTGAAGAAAAGAGCAGCTGGGTCTCCGGACTCGCTGCTTTAATCGTCGTTGCAGCGTTAGTTCTTTACTACACGTTGGCGGATCAATCTTTATTGATTCGTTTAGCTGTTTTGTTTGGTGGCATAGCTGTCGCAGTTTTGATTGTGGCGATGTCAGCAGATGGGCGCCGTTTTATCGCCTACGCTAAAGATTCTTGGTATGAAGTAAAAAAGGTTGTTTGGCCGACTCGCAAAGAGACGACTCAAATGACTCTAGTCGTATTTGGCTTTGTCGTGATCATGTCCTTGTTTTTGTGGCTTGCAGACAAATTAATTGAATGGCTAGTTTTTTCAGCCTTTTTGGGCTGGAAGTGA
- the nusG gene encoding transcription termination/antitermination protein NusG, with translation MIDAELVSNPQATGNMRWYVIHAYSGMEKSVKRGLEERIARSGMPEKFGRILVPSEEVVEIKSGAKSVSERRFFPGYVLIEMEMTDESWHLVKNTPKVTGFVGGVRNRPSPISTAEVAKIMDQMQAGVDKPKPKTLFEVGEIVRVKEGPFVDFNGNIEEVNYEKSRLRVSVTIFGRGTPVELEFGQVEKM, from the coding sequence ATGATTGATGCTGAATTAGTCTCAAACCCACAAGCTACCGGCAATATGCGCTGGTACGTTATTCATGCTTATTCAGGTATGGAAAAAAGCGTTAAAAGAGGCTTAGAAGAGCGCATTGCTCGCTCTGGCATGCCAGAGAAATTTGGCCGTATCTTGGTTCCATCCGAAGAGGTTGTAGAAATCAAGTCAGGCGCAAAATCGGTATCTGAGCGTCGTTTTTTCCCAGGATACGTCCTAATTGAGATGGAAATGACTGACGAGAGCTGGCATTTGGTGAAAAATACGCCAAAAGTGACTGGTTTCGTAGGTGGTGTTCGTAACCGCCCAAGCCCTATTTCTACGGCAGAAGTAGCCAAAATCATGGATCAAATGCAAGCTGGGGTGGACAAACCAAAGCCTAAGACGTTATTTGAAGTGGGCGAAATTGTTCGTGTTAAAGAAGGCCCATTTGTTGACTTTAACGGCAATATTGAAGAAGTGAACTATGAGAAGTCAAGATTGCGCGTTTCTGTTACAATTTTTGGCCGCGGTACTCCAGTTGAGCTAGAGTTCGGCCAGGTAGAAAAGATGTAA
- the rplK gene encoding 50S ribosomal protein L11, producing MAKKIIGFIKLQIPAGKANPSPPVGPALGQRGLNIMEFCKAFNAQTQSMEPGLPIPVVITAFADKSFTFIMKTPPATIMIKKAAKIEKGSPRPHTDKVGKITRAQAEEIAKAKMPDLTAADMDAAVRTIAGSARSMGITVEGL from the coding sequence ATGGCAAAGAAGATCATTGGCTTTATCAAGCTGCAGATCCCTGCAGGTAAAGCAAATCCATCACCTCCCGTAGGTCCAGCACTGGGTCAACGCGGCCTCAATATTATGGAATTCTGTAAGGCGTTTAATGCTCAAACTCAGAGCATGGAACCGGGCCTGCCAATTCCAGTCGTGATTACAGCGTTTGCTGATAAGAGCTTCACTTTCATCATGAAGACGCCACCAGCGACCATCATGATTAAGAAAGCTGCGAAGATCGAAAAAGGTTCACCACGTCCCCATACCGATAAGGTAGGAAAAATTACACGTGCTCAAGCAGAAGAAATTGCTAAAGCAAAAATGCCAGATTTGACAGCTGCTGATATGGATGCTGCTGTAAGAACAATCGCTGGTAGCGCCCGTTCAATGGGCATCACAGTGGAAGGTCTCTAA
- the rplA gene encoding 50S ribosomal protein L1 gives MTKLSKRLKAIESKVDRNKFYALEDALNLVKECATAKFDESIDVAVQLGIDAKKSDQVVRGAVVLPAGTGKHVRVAVFAQGEKAEQAKAAGAEIVGMEELAEQIKGGKIDFDILIASPDTMKIVGTLGQVLGPRGLMPNPKVGTVTPDVATAVKNAKAGQVQFRVDKAGIVHASIGRRSFEPAALKSNLLALLEALNKARPPASKGIYLKKVAVSSTMGAGVRVDQASIQAAQ, from the coding sequence ATGACTAAGTTATCTAAGCGTTTAAAAGCAATTGAATCCAAAGTAGATCGCAACAAGTTTTATGCATTAGAAGATGCATTAAATCTCGTTAAAGAATGTGCGACTGCCAAATTCGATGAATCTATTGACGTTGCAGTTCAGCTGGGCATTGATGCGAAGAAATCTGACCAAGTTGTGCGTGGCGCAGTTGTGCTCCCAGCTGGTACAGGTAAGCATGTTCGTGTAGCGGTATTTGCACAGGGCGAAAAGGCTGAGCAAGCTAAAGCTGCTGGTGCTGAAATCGTTGGCATGGAAGAGCTTGCTGAGCAGATTAAGGGCGGCAAAATTGATTTCGATATTTTGATCGCATCCCCAGACACGATGAAGATCGTTGGTACTTTAGGTCAGGTATTGGGCCCACGTGGTTTGATGCCGAATCCAAAGGTTGGAACTGTTACTCCTGACGTTGCTACTGCAGTGAAGAATGCAAAAGCTGGTCAAGTTCAGTTCCGTGTGGACAAAGCCGGTATTGTGCACGCCAGTATTGGTCGTCGTTCATTCGAGCCGGCTGCATTGAAATCCAACTTGCTCGCATTGCTTGAGGCTTTGAACAAAGCTAGGCCACCTGCATCTAAGGGTATTTATTTAAAGAAGGTTGCCGTAAGCAGCACCATGGGTGCAGGCGTACGCGTAGACCAGGCATCGATACAAGCGGCGCAGTAA
- the rplJ gene encoding 50S ribosomal protein L10, giving the protein MPLNVQDKKAIVADVGAQLAGAQTVVLAEYRGIPVEQLTKLRASARDQGVYLRVLKNTLARRAAQGTQFEPLADSMVGPLIYGISADPIASAKVLQNFAKTQDKLVITAGSYNGKLLDVAGVKSLASIPSRDELLSQLLGVMLAPVSAMARVLGAVAAQKSAGAPAPVAAPVVEAAAPAEVVAEAAAPEAGTETPQTPAAE; this is encoded by the coding sequence GTGCCTTTGAATGTACAAGACAAAAAAGCGATTGTTGCTGATGTCGGCGCTCAATTGGCTGGAGCTCAAACAGTCGTGCTCGCTGAATACCGCGGTATTCCAGTAGAGCAGTTGACAAAGCTACGTGCTAGCGCACGTGACCAAGGTGTATATCTTCGCGTTTTGAAGAACACATTGGCACGCCGTGCTGCACAAGGCACACAGTTTGAGCCTCTTGCTGATTCGATGGTTGGCCCCTTGATCTATGGCATCTCTGCTGATCCGATTGCTTCGGCAAAAGTATTGCAGAACTTTGCTAAGACTCAAGACAAGCTAGTCATTACTGCTGGCTCATATAACGGCAAGTTGTTGGACGTAGCGGGCGTTAAATCCCTCGCGTCTATTCCAAGCCGCGACGAGTTGTTATCTCAGTTGTTAGGTGTGATGTTGGCACCAGTATCTGCGATGGCTCGCGTATTGGGCGCAGTAGCAGCGCAAAAATCAGCCGGAGCACCCGCTCCAGTTGCAGCACCTGTAGTTGAAGCAGCAGCCCCAGCAGAAGTAGTTGCTGAAGCCGCAGCCCCAGAAGCTGGAACAGAAACACCGCAAACCCCTGCCGCTGAATAA
- the rplL gene encoding 50S ribosomal protein L7/L12, which produces MAITKEEIIDAVGSMSVMDLNDLVKAFEEKFGVSAAAMAVAGPAGAAGGAAAEEQTEFTVNLLEAGANKVSVIKAVREITGLGLKEAKDLVDGAPKPIKEAVDKKTAEEAKKKLDEAGAKSEIK; this is translated from the coding sequence ATGGCGATTACTAAAGAAGAAATCATTGATGCAGTAGGCAGCATGTCCGTAATGGATTTGAACGACTTGGTTAAGGCGTTCGAAGAGAAGTTTGGCGTTTCAGCTGCAGCGATGGCTGTTGCTGGTCCTGCTGGTGCCGCTGGCGGCGCTGCTGCTGAAGAGCAAACAGAATTCACTGTGAACTTGCTCGAAGCTGGCGCAAATAAAGTTTCAGTAATTAAGGCTGTTCGTGAAATCACTGGCCTTGGCTTGAAAGAAGCTAAAGACTTAGTTGATGGCGCACCAAAGCCAATCAAAGAAGCTGTTGATAAGAAGACAGCTGAAGAAGCCAAGAAGAAGCTTGACGAAGCAGGCGCTAAGTCAGAAATCAAGTAA
- the rpoB gene encoding DNA-directed RNA polymerase subunit beta encodes MNYSFTERKRVRKSFAKRVNNHQVPYLIATQLESYAKFLQAEKPAMSRLTEGLQAAFTSAFPIVSNNGYARMEYVSYQLAQPPFDVKECQQRGYTYHSALRAKVRLIIYDREAPTKVKEVKESEVYMGEIPLMTDNGSFVINGTERVIVSQLHRSPGVFFEHDKGKTHSSGKLLFSARIIPYRGSWLDFEFDPKDILYFRVDRRRKMPVTILLKAIGLNNEQILANFFNFDHFALSANGASMEFVPERLRGQMANFDVLDKNGVVVIQKDKRINAKHIRELEAAKTKNIVVPDDYLVGRVVARNIIDPDSGEILAYANDEITEELLATLRDAGIKQLETIYTNDLDSGAYISQTLRTDETADQMAARIAIYRMMRPGEPPTEDAVEALFQRLFYNEDSYDLSRVGRMKVNSRLGRSEMEGKMVLSDEDILDTIKSLVDLRNGKGEVDDIDHLGNRRVRCVGELAENQFRAGLSRVERAVKERLGQAETENLMPHDLINSKPISSAIREFFGSSQLSQFMDQTNPLSEITHKRRISALGPGGLTRERAGFEVRDVHPTHYGRVCPIETPEGPNIGLINSLALFARLNEHGFLETPYRKVANSKVSDEVMYLSAIEEAKYVIAQANATIDKNGKLADELVSARQAGETMMVSPERIDFIDVAPSQIVSAAASLVPFLEHDDANRALMGANMQRQAVPCLRPDKPLVGTGLERIVAVDSGTVILASRGGIVDYVDANRVVIRVNDDETAAGEVGVDIYNLIKYTRSNQNTNINQRPIVQAGDRVVRGDVVADGASTDLGELALGQNMTVAFMPWNGYNFEDSILISEKVVADDRYTSIHIEELSVVARDTKLGSEEITRDISNLAESQLSRLDESGIVYIGAEVEAGDVLVGKVTPKGETTLTPEEKLLRAIFGEKASDVKDTSLRVPSGMIGTVIDVQVFTREGIERDARAQAIIQEELQRYRLDLNDQLRIVEGDAFMRLEKLLIGKVANGGPKKLAKGTKIDKEYLADLDKYHWFDVRPADDEVASQVEAIKSSIEAKRKQFDEAFEEKRTKLTQGDDLQPGVTKMVKVYLAVKRRLQPGDKMAGRHGNKGVVSKIAPAEDMPFMADGRPVDIVLNPLGVPSRMNVGQILETHLGWAAQGIGKRIDEMVRQQAKQAELRKFMKQLYNETGRIEDIDNFTDEQINVLAENLRQGLPFATPVFDGATEAEISRMLELAYPEEVATSLKMTPSRQQMILCDGRTGDQFERPVTVGVMHVLKLHHLVDDKMHARSTGPYSLVTQQPLGGKAQFGGQRFGEMEVWALEAYGASYVLQEMLTVKSDDVAGRTKVYENIVKGEHTIDAGMPESFNVLVKEIRSLGIDIDMERN; translated from the coding sequence ATGAACTACAGCTTCACCGAACGCAAGCGAGTCCGTAAAAGCTTTGCTAAGCGAGTAAATAATCATCAGGTTCCATACCTGATCGCAACGCAGCTGGAATCCTACGCTAAATTTTTACAGGCTGAAAAGCCAGCTATGTCTCGTCTTACAGAGGGACTTCAGGCTGCCTTTACATCAGCATTCCCAATTGTGTCCAATAATGGCTATGCACGTATGGAATACGTGTCGTATCAATTGGCACAGCCACCATTTGACGTTAAAGAATGTCAACAGCGTGGCTACACATACCACTCAGCCTTACGTGCAAAAGTTCGCTTGATTATTTATGATCGCGAAGCACCTACTAAGGTTAAAGAGGTAAAAGAGAGCGAAGTCTACATGGGTGAAATTCCACTCATGACCGACAACGGCTCTTTTGTTATTAACGGTACTGAGCGCGTTATTGTTTCTCAGTTACACCGTTCCCCAGGCGTGTTCTTCGAACACGATAAGGGCAAGACACATAGCTCAGGTAAGTTGCTGTTCTCAGCACGCATCATTCCTTACCGTGGTTCATGGCTCGATTTTGAGTTTGATCCAAAAGACATTCTGTATTTCCGCGTTGACCGCCGTCGCAAGATGCCTGTCACCATTTTGCTTAAAGCAATTGGTTTAAACAACGAACAGATCCTTGCAAACTTCTTTAACTTTGACCATTTTGCATTGAGCGCAAACGGCGCATCAATGGAATTTGTACCAGAGCGTTTGCGTGGCCAAATGGCTAACTTTGATGTGCTCGACAAGAATGGCGTAGTCGTCATTCAAAAAGACAAGCGCATCAATGCAAAGCATATTCGTGAGCTCGAAGCCGCTAAGACTAAAAACATCGTAGTTCCAGATGACTACTTAGTTGGTCGCGTAGTTGCACGTAACATCATTGATCCAGACTCCGGTGAAATCTTGGCTTATGCTAATGATGAAATTACTGAGGAGTTGTTGGCTACATTGCGCGATGCAGGCATTAAGCAATTGGAAACCATCTATACCAATGATTTGGATTCTGGTGCATACATTTCACAGACATTGCGTACTGATGAAACTGCCGATCAAATGGCTGCTCGTATTGCCATCTATCGCATGATGCGTCCTGGTGAGCCGCCAACAGAAGATGCTGTTGAAGCCCTGTTCCAGCGCTTGTTCTACAACGAAGATAGCTACGATTTATCACGCGTTGGTCGTATGAAAGTAAACAGCCGTCTCGGTCGTTCTGAGATGGAAGGCAAAATGGTTTTGTCGGATGAAGATATCCTCGACACCATCAAGTCTTTAGTTGACTTGCGTAACGGCAAAGGCGAAGTCGATGACATCGATCACTTAGGCAATCGTCGCGTACGTTGCGTAGGTGAGTTGGCAGAGAATCAATTCCGTGCAGGTTTGTCACGTGTTGAGCGTGCGGTTAAAGAACGTCTCGGCCAGGCCGAAACAGAAAACCTCATGCCGCATGATTTGATTAACAGCAAGCCAATCTCTTCGGCGATTCGTGAGTTCTTCGGTTCTTCACAGTTGTCGCAGTTTATGGACCAAACAAACCCATTGTCAGAGATCACGCACAAGCGTCGTATTTCTGCATTGGGGCCTGGTGGTTTGACACGCGAGCGCGCAGGTTTCGAAGTGCGCGACGTGCATCCAACTCACTACGGACGTGTTTGTCCAATTGAAACTCCAGAAGGACCAAACATTGGTCTGATCAACTCACTCGCCTTGTTTGCGCGTTTGAATGAGCATGGATTCTTGGAAACGCCATATCGCAAGGTTGCTAATAGCAAGGTAAGCGATGAAGTAATGTATCTCTCTGCTATCGAAGAGGCGAAATACGTTATTGCCCAGGCAAATGCAACGATCGACAAAAACGGTAAGTTAGCTGACGAATTGGTTTCAGCGCGTCAAGCTGGTGAGACCATGATGGTTAGCCCAGAGCGTATCGATTTCATTGACGTTGCTCCTAGCCAAATCGTTTCTGCTGCCGCTTCATTGGTCCCATTCTTGGAGCACGATGATGCAAACCGTGCGTTGATGGGTGCAAATATGCAACGTCAAGCGGTTCCTTGCTTGCGTCCAGATAAGCCATTGGTCGGCACAGGTTTAGAGCGCATTGTTGCAGTTGACTCAGGTACGGTTATTTTGGCTTCCCGCGGTGGCATCGTTGATTATGTTGACGCAAACCGTGTCGTGATTCGTGTAAACGATGACGAGACGGCCGCTGGTGAAGTTGGTGTGGATATTTATAACCTTATCAAGTACACACGTTCAAACCAAAACACCAACATCAACCAACGTCCTATCGTTCAGGCTGGTGATCGTGTTGTCCGCGGCGACGTAGTTGCTGACGGTGCATCTACCGATTTGGGTGAATTGGCTTTGGGTCAAAACATGACTGTGGCATTTATGCCATGGAACGGTTACAACTTCGAAGATTCAATCTTGATCTCTGAGAAAGTGGTTGCTGACGACCGTTACACCTCTATTCATATTGAAGAGTTATCGGTTGTTGCTCGTGACACCAAACTGGGTTCAGAAGAAATTACGCGCGATATCTCCAATTTGGCTGAGTCACAACTCTCCCGTTTGGACGAAAGCGGTATTGTTTACATCGGTGCTGAAGTTGAAGCTGGTGACGTGTTGGTTGGTAAGGTAACTCCAAAGGGTGAGACTACTCTCACTCCAGAAGAGAAGTTACTGCGTGCGATCTTCGGTGAAAAAGCATCAGACGTTAAAGATACTTCTTTGCGCGTTCCATCTGGAATGATTGGTACCGTTATTGACGTTCAAGTCTTCACTCGTGAAGGTATTGAGCGCGATGCGCGTGCACAAGCCATTATTCAAGAAGAATTACAACGCTATCGTTTGGACTTAAACGACCAGTTGCGTATTGTTGAAGGCGATGCCTTCATGCGTTTAGAAAAGCTGTTGATTGGCAAAGTAGCTAACGGCGGCCCTAAGAAATTAGCTAAAGGCACAAAGATCGACAAGGAATACCTTGCTGACTTAGACAAATACCATTGGTTTGATGTTCGTCCAGCGGATGATGAAGTTGCCTCACAAGTTGAAGCAATTAAATCTTCTATCGAAGCGAAACGTAAGCAGTTTGATGAGGCCTTCGAAGAGAAGCGCACCAAGCTTACCCAAGGCGATGATTTGCAGCCTGGCGTAACCAAGATGGTTAAGGTGTACTTGGCCGTTAAGCGTCGCTTACAGCCTGGTGACAAGATGGCCGGTCGTCACGGTAACAAGGGTGTGGTTTCTAAAATTGCCCCTGCGGAAGACATGCCATTTATGGCTGACGGACGCCCTGTTGACATCGTCTTGAACCCATTGGGCGTTCCCTCCCGTATGAACGTAGGTCAGATCTTGGAAACCCACTTAGGTTGGGCAGCTCAAGGTATTGGTAAGCGTATTGATGAGATGGTTCGTCAGCAGGCTAAACAAGCTGAACTCCGTAAGTTCATGAAGCAGCTTTACAACGAAACCGGTCGTATCGAAGATATCGATAACTTCACTGATGAGCAGATCAATGTTTTGGCTGAGAATTTACGCCAAGGCTTGCCATTTGCTACTCCAGTGTTTGATGGTGCAACTGAAGCAGAAATCAGCCGCATGCTCGAGTTGGCATATCCAGAAGAAGTGGCTACTTCTTTGAAGATGACGCCATCACGTCAGCAAATGATTCTGTGCGATGGTCGTACTGGCGATCAGTTTGAGCGTCCAGTAACCGTTGGCGTAATGCACGTTTTGAAACTCCACCATTTGGTCGATGACAAGATGCACGCACGTTCAACCGGACCTTACTCGTTAGTAACGCAACAGCCACTGGGCGGTAAAGCTCAGTTTGGTGGACAGCGCTTTGGTGAAATGGAAGTTTGGGCCCTCGAAGCATACGGTGCTTCATATGTCTTGCAGGAAATGCTGACAGTGAAGTCCGATGACGTCGCAGGCCGTACCAAGGTTTACGAAAACATCGTCAAGGGCGAGCACACAATTGATGCTGGCATGCCCGAATCCTTCAACGTGTTGGTAAAAGAAATCCGCTCGTTGGGTATTGACATTGACATGGAGCGCAACTGA